The Prosthecobacter vanneervenii DNA window CTGGCAGCACGCTGCCGATCGTCATCGACTTCTGGGCTCCTTGGTGCGGTCCCTGCCAGATGATGGCGCCGGAGTTTGCCAAAGCCGCAGCGCAGGCCGCAGGCGCAGCCATCCTGGTCAAAGTGAACACCGACGAACAGCAGGACATCGCCCGCCAGTTCCGCATCCAGGGCATTCCCGCCTTTGCACTAATCAAGGGCGGAAAGCTGGTCTCACAAACATCCGGCTTTCAGCCTGCCGAGCGCCTGCTGGCGTGGGCGCGGCAGGGCTGATGCCTCACTTCCGCTTGAAACGCACGAAGTAGTTTTCCTTCAGCACATCGGTCGTCTCAGTCAGCTTTTCGAAACCGGCGGCGGTGACTTCGGCTTCAAAGACCTCCTGCCCGGCACGCACGTGGCCCATGACGAAGTCGCTGCTCACGCCGGGGATCCGCTTGAAGTCGATGAGCACGAGCTGGCCGCCGGGCTTCAGCGCCTTGTGCAGGCTGGCCAGGCTGTCCTGCGGATACTCAAAGTGGTGGTACACGTCGCAGATGAAGGCGAGATCGATGCTGGCCTCCGGCAGTCCCACGCTGCGCGGTGTACACTGCACGGTGGTGACGTTGGCCGCCTGAGCCTGAATGGCACGGGCCTGGATGTGAGAGAGAAAGTTTTTGGCAATGTCCACGGCGTACACATGGCCCTTGGGCCCGACCCCCTGAGCAAAGGGAAGGGTGAATAGTCCCGTGCCTGCGCCGATGTCCGCCACGCTCAGGCCGGGACGCAGCCGCAGCGCGGCCACAATCTTCTCGCGCTGATGAAAGATCTCGCGGCTTTCAGTTTCAAACTTCTGCGCCCACTCGTCGGCCTTGAGGTTGGGATCGAGAAACTTGTCATTGATGCCCGGCTTCACGCTCGCTTCTTGAGCGATGGCAAAGGTGGCAAGAACTGGAATGAGAAGAAGGCGGGGAAATTTCATCGGTGGGTTTATGGCTGGGCATCGGGTTTCCACGACATGTAGCCGCGGTGGATGTGCTGGATGTTGCGGAAGCCAAGCTCTTTGAGCATGGCCACGGCCTTGCGGCTGCGATAGCCGCCAGCACAGTACACCAGCACAGGCTTGGTTTTATCCAGCGCACCGGCCTTGGTTTCAAAAGCAGGATCGCCGATCGAGATGTTCACGGCTCCAGGCAGGGCTCCATCGGCGTATTCGCCGGAAGAGCGCACGTCCAGCACCTGGGTCTCAGGATGCGCCTGCAGCCAGCTATTGGCCTGCCCGGCGTTGAGGTTGGCGCAGGTGCAGCCCGGGGTGGCTGAGAAGAGCCGGCGGTCCCAGCTCCCCTCATACCAGAACCACAGGGCCGCGACGACAGCGAGGGTGATGAGTGTCCACATCATGCTGCGCAGAATCATGGGTGGGTGGTTGTTACGACTGTCTCAGACTCCGCCCAGCTTCTTCATTTGCTGGGAGAGGCGCTTGAGCAGATTGGTGCAGACGTTGTCGCACAGCTCGGTGATCGTGGGATCGGCGATGAAGCAGATGGCGGTCAGCCCCTCACGGCGGCGGCCCACCATGCCAGCCTCCACCAGCGACTGCACATGGCGCGAGACGTTGGCCTGGGTCAGGCCCGTTGCCTCCACGAGTTCGGTGATGTTCTTTTCGCCCTCCTCCAGGGCGCGCAGGATTTTCAGGCGGCTGGGTTCGGCCAGGGTCCGGAACCAGGAGGCGATCAAGACGAGGGCCTCCTCCGAAACCGGCGGCAGGTTTTTTTTGCGTGCGGCAGGCATGAGTTGAAAAAGGGTTTGCAGGCATCTGCTATATGCGTATAGACTCATATAGTTGATAATGGATTATCCGCTGAGCCCTCTCCGAAGTCAAACCCGAATCAAGGCATCCTTATGAAGCTCGAAAACGCCATCCGCGCCCTCGCCGGCACCCTGATCCTCCTCAGTCTGGCTCTCAGCCACTACGTGCACCCAAACTGGATCTGGTTGGCCGTTTTTGTGGGGGCCAATCTCCTGCAGTCCGCCTTCACGGGCTTTTGTCCGGCTGAAACCATCTTCAAAAAGCTGGGCTTTAAAGATTCCTGCACAGCAAAACGCTAAACCTGCAGAGCGCCGTTTCTTCTGCTGCATTCAATATGACACGACAGACCCATCTGACCTATGACCCTCATGAAACCTTGGATTCTCCTCTCCACACTATTGCTTCTGGTCTCCTGTGGCAGGCATGAAGCAGCCAGCCACAAGGCCGCAGCACTGTCTGAAGCCAAAGTGAAGGTGCAGGGGGCTCGCCTGCAGCCGCACACCGCCGCCGAGGAGGTGGTGGGCACCGTGCGCTCCAAACTCCGCGCCATGGTGGAGGCCAAGATCAGCGGCCGTCTCTTGGAGTACACCGCCATCCCCGGCACCAAGGTGAAGAAGGGCGATCTGCTGGCACGCCTGGAGAATCAGGAGATCCAGGCCAAGGTGGATCAGGCCAAGGCCATGCTGGAGCAGGCGCAGAGCGACTTCTCCCGCCAGAAGCAGCTCATCGAGAGCAAGGCCACTGCGAGGCAGGACTTTGACGCCGCCGATGCTCGCGTGAAGGTGGCCACCGCCAGCGTGAGCGAGGCCGAGACCATGGCCGGATACGCCCGCGTGACGGCCCCGTTTGACGGTGTCATCACACGCAAGCTGGCAGACGTGGGCGACTTGGCCATGCCGGGCAAGCCGCTGCTGGAGATCGAGGCTCCCACCTCGCTGCGTTTTGAAGCCGACCTGCCAGAGGCCATGCTGGACCGCGTAAGCATGGGCGCAAAAATGCAGGTGCGCATCGCCACGCTGCCACAGCCGCTGGAGGCCGTGGTGAGCGAGATCGCCCCGGTGGCCGATCCTGTGAGCCGAACATTTCTGGTCAAGCTGGATCTCCCAAGTGCCGAGGGTCTTCGCACCGGCCAGTTTGGCCGCGTGGCTGTACCCGTGGCAGAGACAAAGCTGCTGCTGGTGCCCGCCGCCAGCGTGATCAGGCGCGGCCAGATGGAGCTGCTCTTTGTGGCCAAAGACGGCCATGCACTGCTGCGCCTAGTCAAGACGGGCAAGGTGCTCTCTGACGGCATCGAGATCCTCTCTGGTCTTGAGGAAGGGGCGCAGGTCGTGATCAACGACGCCGCCAAACTCACCGATGGCCAACCCGTGACGATCCAGCCATGAGCACTCCTGCCGAAAACTCCTCCCACCTTGGCATCGCGGGCCGCATTGCCGCTGCGTTTGTGGACTCCAAGCTGACCCCGCTGGTCGTCATCGCCTCAGTCATCCTCGGTGCCGCCGCCGTGGTGTTGCTGCCTCGCGAGGAGGAGCCGCAGATCAAGGTTCCCATGGTAGATGTGCTGGTGTCCATGCCCGGCTCCTCGGCCAATGAGATCGAGGAGCGCGCCACGCGCCCGATGGAAAAGCTGCTCTGGGAGGTGCCCGGCGTGGAGTATCTCTACAGCACCTCACGCGACAGCGAGAGCCTCGTCATCGTGCGCTTCAAGGTGGGCGAGGATCCCGAGCGCAGTCTGGTGAAGATCACGGAAAAGCTGCGCTCAAACTATGACCGCATCCCGATGGGTGTCTCCCCGCCGCTGATCAAACCGAAGAGCATTGACGACGTGCCGATTCTCGCGCTGACCTTCCACAGCGCGCGGTATGATCACCTCACACTTCGCCGTCTGGCCGCGCAGGTGGAGGAGTCGGTGAAGCAGGTGCCGCTGGTGGCGGAGACCACGCTGCTGGGCGGCTCCCGCCGTGCCGTGCGTGTGATGCTGGACCCCGTCAAACTGGCCTCACGCAATCTCAGCCCCGCAGGTCTCGTGCCCATGCTGCAGCAGGCCAACCGCCAGTTCCGCGCAGGTGGCCTGACCACAGGAAACAACGAGGTGCTGGTGGAGACCGGAGCTTTCCTGCGCACCGCGCATGAGGTGGGAGATGTGGTCATCGGCGTCTTCAGTGGACGCCCCGTGTATTTGCGGGAGGTGGCCGAGATCATCGACGGCGGCGAGGAGCCCACGCAGTATGTCTTTCACGGCAGCAAGAGTGCTGACGAGCCCGCCGTGACGCTCAGCATCGCCAAGCGCCCTGGAGCCAACGCCATCAGCGTGGCCGACGAGGTGCTGCACAAGGTGGACCTGCTCAAAGGCACGATCATTCCCGCCGACGTGCAGGTCAGTGTGACTCGCAACTATGGCGAAACTGCGGCAGAGAAATCCAATGAGCTCCTGCTGCACATGGGCATTGCGGTTTTCAGCGTGGCCATTCTCATCTGGCTCACGCTCGGCTGGCGGGAGAGCGGCATCGTGGCGGTGGCTATTCCGGCCACGTTGGCGCTCACGCTGCTCATCTTCTACCTATACGGCTTCACGCTGAACCGCATCACGCTCTTTGCGCTGATCTTCAGCATCGGCATCTTGGTGGACGACGCCATTGTGGTGGTGGAAAACATAGTGCGTCATTTCCACCTGCCTCAGAACAAGGGTCGGAGCTGGTCCAGCATCGCGGTGGAGGCCGTGGGAGAGGTGGGAAATCCCACCATCCTGGCCACTTTTGCCGTGATCGCCGCCGTGCTCCCCATGGCCTTTGTGGGCGGGCTCATGGGGCCCTACATGCGGCCCATTCCCATCGGGGCCAGCGCGGCCATGTTCTGGTCATTGCTCATCGCCTTCATCGTCACGCCCTGGGCCTCCATCCGCATCCTGCGCTGGGGCGGCAAGTACTCCAAGCTGACTGAAGGCAAGGCCGTGGACGACGGCCATAAGCACCTGGCCTCCGAGCATGAGGAGGATTTTTTCACCAAGCTCTATCGCCGCATGATGGGCCCGTTGATTCACCACACCGGTTCGCGCTGGATGTTTCTCATTGGCATCACCGTGCTGCTGCTCGGTGCCATGGCCACGGTGGGCCTCGGCTGGGTGAAGGTGAAGATGCTGCCCTTTGACAACAAAAGCGAGTTTCAGGTGATCCTGAACATGCCGGAGGGAGCCTCCCTGGAGCAGACCGCCGCCGTGGCGCGCGAGATGGCCGCTGTGATCCGCAAGGAGCCGGAGGTGACCGACTACCAGATCTACACCGGCGTGGCCTCGCCCTACAATTTCAACGGCCTCGTGCGCCACTACTTCCTGCGCCGTGGTGCCAACGTTGCTGACATCCAGGTGAACCTGGTGGGCAAGCACGAGCGCAAGGCGCAGAGCCACGATATCGCCAAACGTGTGCGCCCTGCCGTGGCGGAGATTGCCGCGCGCTACGACGCACGAGTGGCCATCGCCGAAGTGCCGCCCGGCCCGCCCGTGCTGCAGACGCTGGTGGCGGAAATCTACGGCCCGGATGAAGAAAGCCGCCTCAAGATGGCGCGTGCGGTGAAGGACATCTTCAAGGCCACGCCCGGCGTCGTGGATGTGGATTGGTATGTGGAGGCCGACCAGCAGAAGGCGCGCTTCATCATCGACAAGGAAAAGGCCGCTCTCCACGGCATCAGCGCCGCCACCATTTCACAGACCCTCAAGATCGCCGTGGATGGTGAGTCCGTGGACCTGCTGCACCAGCCGCAGGAGAAGGAGGACGTCAATATTCGCCTGGAGCTGCCACGCTCCGCCAAGACCACAGCGGAAGACTTGCTGGCGCTGCGCGTGCGCTCCGGCGATGCCAATGCGCTGCCCGAGCCCGGAGCCAGCGGCGCACCGCTGGTGCCGCTGCGCGAATTGGTGAAGGTGGAGCACGTCACCGTGGAAAAGAGCCGCTATCACAAGAACCTCATGCCCGTGACCTACGTCATCGGCGATGTGGCCGGAGTGGTGGAGAGCCCCGTGTACGCCATCTTCCAGATGAACGAGGCACTGAAGAAGCTCGACACGCGTGAGTTCGGAGGCAGCGGCGCAGATCTCAAGATTCTCAATGCCACCATGCCCTTCAGCGATGCCGAGCCTGCCATGAAATGGGATGGCGAGTGGCACATCACCATCGAGGTTTTTCGCGATCTCGGTGCTGCCTTCGGCGCCTGCCTGATTCTTATCTACGTGCTCATGGTGGGCTGGTTCCGCAGCTTCATCACGCCCGCCATCGTCATGGTGGCCATCCCTTTCTCTCTCGTGGGCATCCTGCCTGCGCACGGGCTCATGGATGCCTTCTTCACCGCCACCAGCATGATCGGCTTCATGGCAGGAGGTGGTATCGTGGTGCGCAATTCCATCATCCTCGTCGATTTCATCGAGCTCCGCATCCAGGAGGGCATGCCACTGAGCGAGGCCGTGATCGACGCCGGTGCCGTGCGTTTCCGCCCCATGCTGCTCACCGCCATGGCGGTCGTGGTGGGCGCGGCGGTCATTCTGGCAGACCCCATCTTCCAGGGCCTCGCCATCGCACTCATGGCTGGGGAGATAGCCAGCCTCTTCATCAGCCGCATGGCCGTGCCGGTACTCTACTTCATGGCCAACAAGCATTCACATCCTGAATCTCCAACCCAAAACTAAACGACTATGAAACCAAACATGGGAACAGCAGACCGCATCCTGCGCGTCCTTTTCGGCCTCGGCCTCATCGCCTACGGCATCGTCAATCACAGCTGGGTCGGCGCCATTGGTGCCGTGCCGCTGCTCACCGCCTTCGTGCGTTTCTGTCCGCTCTACTGCCCGTTGGGCATCAACACCATCGGCAAGGGCAAGGGGGGCAATGACAAAGGTGGCTGCTGCGGTGGTGGTGGGTGCTGCGGCTAATGACGCGTGCCATGATACGAAAAAAGCGGCATCCCGCTGCCAGGATGCCGCTGAAAATGGCTTGGATGCCAGGGCTATTTAGTAGCGACCACCGCCGCCGCCACCGCCACCGTAACCGCCACGGCCACCGCCTTTGCCGCCGTAACCACCACGGCCACCGCCGCCGCCACCATAGCCGCCGGAAGGACGTTCTTCCTTCGGACGGGCTTCATTGATGGCCAGATTGCGGCCACCGTATTCGTGGCCGTTGAGGGCGGTCATGGCTGCATTCATGGCTTCAGGGGTGTCCATCGTCACAAAAGCAAAGCCACGAGGGCGGCCGGAGTCACGGTCCATGGGCAGATGGACGTCGGTCACAGTACCGAATTCAGAGAAAAGCACACTCACGTCGTCAGTGGTGGCGGAGAAGGGCAGGTTGCCCACATACATTTTGGTATTCATATCGTTGTCTTGGTTACAGCCAGCCTGCATGAGGCCTCACCAAGCTCCGAAATCGGATTTAAGAACACCAAAGAAACAACCTGATGAACGGCTTAGCTTCGCCTTTATCAGGTTAACTTGCAGTGCCACTATCTGCTCCGCAGCGAGAATAGCAAACCATAGTTTGGAATAATGGAGAGAGCAGAACCTGTGATCCTGCAAGAATCAGCACGGAGTTGAAGCTTGGAACAGGTCTATTAGTGTTCTTCCACCACGCATTCGCCGAGGGCGCCGCGGTAGTAGTTGAATTGTACGTTCGGATGATCAGCCAGCAGCGACATGGGCACGGCGGCGTCGGTGATTCGCTTGGAAATCATGAGCGCGCTGAGGCGCTGGCCCAGGGCGTTGTCGTGCTGCCCGGCCAGCCAGATGCTCACTTTTTCAGCCATCCAGGTTTCCTTGGGCCCTACGGTCAGCGCCTTCTGTGGCACCAGGTTGATATTGCCGCCCGCAGAGGTACGGGCCGTCTGCATCAGGCTGACAGGGTGCAGATCTACAAGGCGTGTCGTCAGTTTGCGGTATTCAGCGGGTACGGGCGGTTCGTTCTTGAATTTGCCGGCGCGTCTTGGCGGTTCATTAAAAGCCCAGTGTTTGCTCTCGCCCTGGCCACCTTGCATCACCACGCAGCGTACGCCGCTCTGCCAGCTCTTGATGTAGGCGGCGGTGTCTGCTTTGGGGAAATGCAGCTGGGTGTCCGGCATGCAGAGCTTGCGCTGCAGGCGGTCAAAGCACAGGTCGCGGTTCACCTTCTCAAAGGAGAGAGGATGCTCCAGAGTCACC harbors:
- a CDS encoding ArsR/SmtB family transcription factor produces the protein MPAARKKNLPPVSEEALVLIASWFRTLAEPSRLKILRALEEGEKNITELVEATGLTQANVSRHVQSLVEAGMVGRRREGLTAICFIADPTITELCDNVCTNLLKRLSQQMKKLGGV
- a CDS encoding sugar phosphate isomerase family, translating into MPRQISHIAPEWWDYTTLDNELIEDAARLTERDLRQLSRPGFKVVMYDALEDFYLAEALEYIHAWRQATPDNPAGICGPVGPTEQLPMVARLINDLGISIKDGHFWGMSEWYDEHTKKEVTLEHPLSFEKVNRDLCFDRLQRKLCMPDTQLHFPKADTAAYIKSWQSGVRCVVMQGGQGESKHWAFNEPPRRAGKFKNEPPVPAEYRKLTTRLVDLHPVSLMQTARTSAGGNINLVPQKALTVGPKETWMAEKVSIWLAGQHDNALGQRLSALMISKRITDAAVPMSLLADHPNVQFNYYRGALGECVVEEH
- a CDS encoding efflux RND transporter permease subunit, which produces MSTPAENSSHLGIAGRIAAAFVDSKLTPLVVIASVILGAAAVVLLPREEEPQIKVPMVDVLVSMPGSSANEIEERATRPMEKLLWEVPGVEYLYSTSRDSESLVIVRFKVGEDPERSLVKITEKLRSNYDRIPMGVSPPLIKPKSIDDVPILALTFHSARYDHLTLRRLAAQVEESVKQVPLVAETTLLGGSRRAVRVMLDPVKLASRNLSPAGLVPMLQQANRQFRAGGLTTGNNEVLVETGAFLRTAHEVGDVVIGVFSGRPVYLREVAEIIDGGEEPTQYVFHGSKSADEPAVTLSIAKRPGANAISVADEVLHKVDLLKGTIIPADVQVSVTRNYGETAAEKSNELLLHMGIAVFSVAILIWLTLGWRESGIVAVAIPATLALTLLIFYLYGFTLNRITLFALIFSIGILVDDAIVVVENIVRHFHLPQNKGRSWSSIAVEAVGEVGNPTILATFAVIAAVLPMAFVGGLMGPYMRPIPIGASAAMFWSLLIAFIVTPWASIRILRWGGKYSKLTEGKAVDDGHKHLASEHEEDFFTKLYRRMMGPLIHHTGSRWMFLIGITVLLLGAMATVGLGWVKVKMLPFDNKSEFQVILNMPEGASLEQTAAVAREMAAVIRKEPEVTDYQIYTGVASPYNFNGLVRHYFLRRGANVADIQVNLVGKHERKAQSHDIAKRVRPAVAEIAARYDARVAIAEVPPGPPVLQTLVAEIYGPDEESRLKMARAVKDIFKATPGVVDVDWYVEADQQKARFIIDKEKAALHGISAATISQTLKIAVDGESVDLLHQPQEKEDVNIRLELPRSAKTTAEDLLALRVRSGDANALPEPGASGAPLVPLRELVKVEHVTVEKSRYHKNLMPVTYVIGDVAGVVESPVYAIFQMNEALKKLDTREFGGSGADLKILNATMPFSDAEPAMKWDGEWHITIEVFRDLGAAFGACLILIYVLMVGWFRSFITPAIVMVAIPFSLVGILPAHGLMDAFFTATSMIGFMAGGGIVVRNSIILVDFIELRIQEGMPLSEAVIDAGAVRFRPMLLTAMAVVVGAAVILADPIFQGLAIALMAGEIASLFISRMAVPVLYFMANKHSHPESPTQN
- a CDS encoding rhodanese-like domain-containing protein, which codes for MILRSMMWTLITLAVVAALWFWYEGSWDRRLFSATPGCTCANLNAGQANSWLQAHPETQVLDVRSSGEYADGALPGAVNISIGDPAFETKAGALDKTKPVLVYCAGGYRSRKAVAMLKELGFRNIQHIHRGYMSWKPDAQP
- a CDS encoding class I SAM-dependent methyltransferase, whose protein sequence is MKFPRLLLIPVLATFAIAQEASVKPGINDKFLDPNLKADEWAQKFETESREIFHQREKIVAALRLRPGLSVADIGAGTGLFTLPFAQGVGPKGHVYAVDIAKNFLSHIQARAIQAQAANVTTVQCTPRSVGLPEASIDLAFICDVYHHFEYPQDSLASLHKALKPGGQLVLIDFKRIPGVSSDFVMGHVRAGQEVFEAEVTAAGFEKLTETTDVLKENYFVRFKRK
- a CDS encoding YgaP family membrane protein produces the protein MKPNMGTADRILRVLFGLGLIAYGIVNHSWVGAIGAVPLLTAFVRFCPLYCPLGINTIGKGKGGNDKGGCCGGGGCCG
- a CDS encoding YgaP family membrane protein gives rise to the protein MKLENAIRALAGTLILLSLALSHYVHPNWIWLAVFVGANLLQSAFTGFCPAETIFKKLGFKDSCTAKR
- the trxA gene encoding thioredoxin; this encodes MSSTLSADERGIILPCPACGTANRIAYTKAAQQGRCGSCKADLPHISMPVEIDGPVSFAALVSGSTLPIVIDFWAPWCGPCQMMAPEFAKAAAQAAGAAILVKVNTDEQQDIARQFRIQGIPAFALIKGGKLVSQTSGFQPAERLLAWARQG
- a CDS encoding RNA recognition motif domain-containing protein, with protein sequence MNTKMYVGNLPFSATTDDVSVLFSEFGTVTDVHLPMDRDSGRPRGFAFVTMDTPEAMNAAMTALNGHEYGGRNLAINEARPKEERPSGGYGGGGGGRGGYGGKGGGRGGYGGGGGGGGRY
- a CDS encoding efflux RND transporter periplasmic adaptor subunit produces the protein MKPWILLSTLLLLVSCGRHEAASHKAAALSEAKVKVQGARLQPHTAAEEVVGTVRSKLRAMVEAKISGRLLEYTAIPGTKVKKGDLLARLENQEIQAKVDQAKAMLEQAQSDFSRQKQLIESKATARQDFDAADARVKVATASVSEAETMAGYARVTAPFDGVITRKLADVGDLAMPGKPLLEIEAPTSLRFEADLPEAMLDRVSMGAKMQVRIATLPQPLEAVVSEIAPVADPVSRTFLVKLDLPSAEGLRTGQFGRVAVPVAETKLLLVPAASVIRRGQMELLFVAKDGHALLRLVKTGKVLSDGIEILSGLEEGAQVVINDAAKLTDGQPVTIQP